The Clostridia bacterium DNA segment TTCTTGCATGAGTATGTAGAGGATAAATTGTGTGATAATTATTCCGTAAATGATATTCAAAAGCTTAATCACTGTGAGATCTTGGTAAACACGATTATGAATGCTCTTTTTGAAAAGAATAACAGAGAGATGCGTCATTCACAACGAGTCGGTTCATTATGTGAAGCCATCGCTAGGAGATTAGGGTTGGAAATGGAAGAAGTAAGTAAAATCAAGAACGCTGGCCTATTACACGATATTGGTAAAATCGCTGTCAGCAACTCGGTGTTGGATAAGACGGGTCCGTTAAATGAATTAGAATGGGCGGAAATTCGTGGGCATAGTATTTCTGGATACAATATATTGTGTGGAACACTTACATTTTCTGATGTTGCGAGTTTTATCCTCGACCACCACGAGAGATTAGATGGTTCGGGCTATCCCAATGGGAAAAAGGGGACAGAGATCTCCTTGGGTGCTCGCATAATTGCTGTGGCAGATTCTTTTGATGCCATGATTTCTCCGAGACCGTATTGTCAGGCAAAACGGGAAGAGGAAGCGCTTCTTAATTTGCAAGCTTGTGCTGATGCTTATTTTGATGCAGACGTCATACAGGTTCTCGTGGAGCTAGTTGGAAGAAATGAATGGAAAGCTAGTGCAATCCTGTAAGAGTCCTAGATGCTAGCAAGTGCTTCTTGCTATGCTAGATTAGATATTCGAAAACCCAAACAAAGAAGAAAAAGGAGTCTTGTGAACGAAGGTGGTAATAGCTAGGTATACTTGTCCCTGGAACAGGGACATTTTTTGTCGTTTTGCTTGTATCTTGGATGAGATTTGTTCTGTTTTGTCTGTATATATCAAGCTTATCAGAACTTAGGTGCGACAAGAGACATAGAATCTTATATAATGAGGGAAGAAAACAGACAGAAAAAGAGGTTAACATGCAAAAAAGTTTATCATCAAACAATTGGAATATTTGGGACGCCCTGATTGTTCTAGCAACAGTTGTCCTATTCCGAGCTATAACCCGATTGATTTTGGGGAATGTATCTACGGGCCTTTCTATGGGACCGGTACTTTTATTAGAATTTTTGGGCGGGTCTATTGGCCTAGGGGTAATCCATACATATATGCAGCATCATTATTACCGTTCCAGTTTGAAAATCAATTTGACTATGGAAAAGCCCTGGTGGTATGTCCAGATTGCATTGATATCAGGCATTCTTATGTTTGCTGTACTAACCTTGGGCTATTATTATTTATTATTGCTCCTGGGTGTGGATATTTCTTCCTTTTTTGCGGGGATTCGCCAAGCAAGTGGCGTCTTCAATAGAGCTACTGTCTTTATGGCTGTTTGCATCTTTTTCCCCCTGCTTACCGAGGTGGTCTACCGGGGCTACTTGTATTTGGCGATGGAAAAGCAATGGGGAAATGGGGTGGCTATGCTTGTGAGTAGTCTTTTGTTTTCATTGTTTTTTTTCAATTTTTGGTTGATGCCACCACTTTTTTTTGCTGGTATCGTTTTGGTTTTAGTTTATGAAATGACGAGTTCTCTATATACTTCGATTTTCTCTATGATGATATGGCAGGCGTTGACCATGGCCTATATCAATATTTTTTGAGGTGGGTTATGAAAAAAGTATTATTGATGACATTGTCGACTGGCGGAGGTCATAATTATGCAGCAAATTCCTTAGAGAAAAAGTTGAAGGAACTAGGTTTTGAAACGGCGGTAAGTGACCCCTTTAAGGAACAGGATAAGCTCTTGGATGTATTGGTCTCGGATGGCTATAAGCGTTTGGCCAAAACGACGCCTCAGCTTTATGGCCAGGTTTATCGGGTAGCGGATAAGAATAGACTAAATGAAGCTGCAATCAATATTATAAAGAAGAAATCGGAAAAAGGGATATTGCAGATTATTGAAAATCAGGTGCCGGATATTATTATTTCTACCCATCCTATTTTGACGTTTATCTTGGGTGCCCTTAAGGAATCCGGTAAGATAGATCTACCCTTAATCTCGGTTGTGACCGATTTTGAAGGCCACCACACATATACGGCGAAACATAGATTTATTGATGCCTACATTACGGGCAGTCAGCATACTAAGAAGGACCTGATGTTGCGCGGGGTTCCTGAAAACAAGGTCTTTCCGTATGGTATACCGATACGACAAGAGTTTTATGAGCCTAGACCAGAAAAAAATCCGGATGATTTGTTTACCATTTTATTGATGGGTGGCTCTATGGGTTTGAAGTTAATGGAAAAGGTGTTGGCTAGGATTGTGGCCATGCCTGTAATCATGCGCATCATCGTAGTTTGTGGCAATGATGAAGCCTTGCATAAGCGCTTGCTCAAAAAATACGGGGAAGGTTTATCTGAAAAGGAAATCGTGATACATGGTTTCTATACAGACATTGCTGGACTGATGGACCAGGCAGATTTGCTTATTTCGAAACCAGGTGGGCTTAGTGTATCGGAGGCGATTGCGAAAAAGATGCCGATGCTAATTCCCTATCTGATTCCTGGGCAGGAAGAGGACAATGCGGATTTCTTAGATGCGGAAGGTGCTGCCATTAAGGTTGAGGATATATCGCATATTCCTTCAATTATAATGCTGATGTTGGAACAGCCATATATCTTGAAAACGATGCAAAAGAATATGGAGAGTATTGCGGATACGCATTCATTGTCTGCGATTATGGAGATAACCCAGAATCTAAGCCAACAGAAAACTAGTAAAAATGAGAAGCGTCTTCCTGTTCTCATCTTTTATAACGGCCTGTTTAGTTCTAATGCTGATGCGGCGGTGGCCTTGGAAAATCAGATGAGTAGAAACGGGATGGACGTCCTGTCGATGGACCTATTTCAGCATGTTGCTCCTAGATTGCATAGGGGGATCTATTTGTCCTTAAGTAATTTAGCGGGACACCTAACGATTCAGGAGAGTGTCTTGCGGGGAACAAGATTTCGGTCTGAAAATGTGGAGGATCTATTTTCTCGCATATTTTTCCCCATGTTTAGACGGGTGATTCGTCAGAAAAAGCCTAGTGTCATTATATCCCTGTATCCGGAATTGGCCATTTTATCTTCGAGCTATAAGCAACATTATGGCGGGAAATATAAACTGATTTTGGCTGTTACCGAGATGCCGAAGAATCGTTCTTGGCTAGTTCGTGGGGTGGATGCCTATATTGCTGCGGATTCAGTTATTGAACAGAGGTTAATCGACTTAGGAGTTGATAGATTAAAATTGCGCAAGGCCAACCTGCCCTTTGAGAGAACGAAGGAAGAGCATCCTCCGGCCTTATTCAATGAGCATATGCCGACCTTGGTCTTGTTCGGTGATTATTTGGAAAGGCTGGAGCAACCGAAGAAGTTTTATGACTGGTTGAATGATTCTGGCTGGCAAACCATTATGGTAACGGGTGGAAAGCGTTCACTAAGCCGCTCAATTGGAAAAGGGTACACAAATATTCATGAGTTGCGTGAGGTGGAAAGTATTCAGGAGATACTGGGGCATGCAGACTTATTGGTGGCAAAACCCCTGTACATTACAGCATATGAGGCGCTTCTCAATTGGACGCCATTTGTGGCTTTTACCAAGAAGAAGCAGCCCATGCTGGAAATTGTCCAAAAGACGGCGATGCAGGTATCGAATACAGATGAGTTGAAGAGTATTTTGAAGACATTCATTGCTTCTAGTGAGATGCGCAAGGAGTGTATGGAGCGCATTGAAGGGGTAAGAAAAGAGTATGAGCAGGATAGTACATATGTAAAGGTAGCCATTGAGCTGCTTAAAAAAGTTGAGGACGGCAATACAGCCGGATAGGGGGCAAGCTATGCTGAATAAGAAATCGACGTATACGGTAACGGCCAGTGATTTAACCCAAGATGGGGACGGCGTAGCCCGGATCGATGAGTTGGTAGTATTTGTACCGGGACTGTTGCCTTTGGAAAAGGCGCATATCCGGCTTAAGAAAATTAAGAAGAGTTATGCCCTGGGGGAATTGGTGGAGATTCTTGAAAAGAGTCCTTACAGGGTGAAGCCACCGTGTAGATTTTTTCCTGAATGCGGGGGATGCGATATTCAGCATCTAACCTATTCAGCTCAGTTGGATTTGAAGAAGAATCAGGTAGGCCAGGTTTTGGCGCGTATTGGTGGCTTGGAAGATATAACAGTAAGACCGGTTATAGGCATGGATGATCCGCTACGCTATAGGACGAAGATTCAATTTCAGGTGAGGGGACATGAGCTTGGTTTTTTTGCTAAGAAGTCCAAGCGTTTTGTAACAATCAAGGAATGTTTGTTGATTCCTGGGGATATGAGTGAACTTAAGAGGCAGCTTGAGACTTTTCTTGCCAAGCATTCACTTCAAGTCAATAGGGTGGTCATCAAGAAGAGTATTAAAAACTCTAATTTTATGGTGATTCTGCATGGAAAGGTGCCAACGGGAAGCGTACTCAAACGCATGAAGGATTCTTGTCATGAATTGCGTAAGGTTGTGAGTCTGGTTTGGTTTGATAGTGAGGAGCATAAATACTATCACCTAAGTGGAGATGACTATATTGAAGAAAACATCTTAGGCTTTACCTTCCGGATTTCACCGCTTGCTTTTGTGCAAGTAAATCATAGTCAGATGCAGGCCCTGTATGCTTATGCATTAAATAAGGCTGCCATAACCAAAGAAGACCAAGTATTAGACCTTTACTGCGGGATGGGAAGTATTACTTGCCATATAGCCAAGAGAGCTGGTGAGGTTATAGGCATAGAAGTGGTGCATTCTGCGATTAGAGATGCTGAGCTAAATGCAAAATTGAATCATATCGACAATGCCCGTTTTCTCTTGGGCAAGGTGGAAGAAATCCTCCCAGAGAAGCTTCCTAAAGATTTCCATCCAGATGTCATCTTTCTAGATCCACCCAGGTCTGGCGTTGAAGCAGAAGCCCTACAAGCAATACTAGATGCTGGCCCGCGTGAAATACTATATGTATCATGTAATCCTGCCACACTAGCAAGAGACCTGAAGCTTCTACTAGAGACCAACCAATACCAGATCGTGGATGTGCAACCATTTGATATGTTTACGCAATCGACACATGTGGAGACGGTAGTAAAACTACAACGCCAGAACCCTTGATTTTACTGGAGTTCAAGCACTTTTATGACTTCTTTAGTTTTAGCAAAAATAGCGAAAATTACCCCCAAAAAGACCTAAAAAGGAGTATCAAAATCAAAATTGCAATATGACCTGGTACGTGGGAACACGTCAACCAGCAGTCGGTTTTGTGGTTCAAAAATTGAAAATAGGTAGCAAAAAATCCTGAATTTGTGGCATGAGAATTCAGGATTTTTTATTACTAATTTTCTATTATATTTATTTGTAGAACATTATTTATTGGTCAATAACTGAGAAACCAGTTTTATTTAATTTATCGATAAGCTCCTGTTTATAATTAGAAATTGAAGTCTCGCTGATAAATATTGTTAAATTACGGCGAGATCTAGAACAGCCAACATAAAATAAACGATATGCACTCAGTGAACCATAAACTACACTTTCTTTGAAACATTTGATTACTCGAGTTTTATTTGGTCTTGAGAGGTAATCGGTATAATCTTTTTCACATAATAGTTGAAAGTATTGATTATCAGAATAATGTGAAAGTAAAGAGTTAACACGAGATACTAAATAATCCATCTTTTCGGCATGTAGTTCTGGAGTGATATCAGATATCTGGAAACCTAATTCGGTATTAGTTTCATTAATCCACTTGCAGTATTCATAATAAAAGGATTCGAATGTAGTAAGTGAAATATCATTAGTGCTCCAGAGCTCAAAAAATTTGTACATATGTACAACAGGTATTCTATTACTATTCTCTGCGATGAAAAAGACGGTATCGTGACTTTCACCTTTAACACCATGCTGTGTTGAAATATTAGGGCTTTTTAAATAATTTAGGATAGCTTTGAACTCAGAGAATTTTACATCTAAAACATTGGAGTATTCTATTTCATAATCAGGATCAAGGTAATCTGTTCTAATAAGATTGCTTTCTAGTAAGCATGATAGTATGGTTTCTAGTTTGTTTGTTACATCGTTGCTTAGGTACTGGGTAATAACTTTCTCTAGAATAGTTGAAAGTCTTTTTTTGTCATCGTGAGACTTAAACTCATATATCTTTGCATTAAAGATTCTGTGGTTTTGTTTGAATAATTGAAGTATTTTGCCCAAGTTGTGATGATTGTAATAATCTGAGATTTCTGCAATGATAAAGAATACTCTTAAAATTGGATCAGGATTCTCATTTGAAAAATCTGTAAGAATATCAGAGGCGCTATATTTTTGAACATGAGAATACCTTTCCAAACGGTTAAGTGTGCGATATAAGTTCCCACACCCAATAGAATCGAATTTTTTTTGATTTAAAAGATATAAACAAAGAGCATTTGGGA contains these protein-coding regions:
- a CDS encoding HD-GYP domain-containing protein; translated protein: MSLYRNILQKSPIGYALHKRICEDNESEAYYKVEETNTAFSTIVGLNKKGIIGARSQDVLSSNSMNKILDRDVHIATHRYEREVRFKYYSQALKKYYTVTAYKEQEGYIVTFLHEYVEDKLCDNYSVNDIQKLNHCEILVNTIMNALFEKNNREMRHSQRVGSLCEAIARRLGLEMEEVSKIKNAGLLHDIGKIAVSNSVLDKTGPLNELEWAEIRGHSISGYNILCGTLTFSDVASFILDHHERLDGSGYPNGKKGTEISLGARIIAVADSFDAMISPRPYCQAKREEEALLNLQACADAYFDADVIQVLVELVGRNEWKASAIL
- a CDS encoding CPBP family intramembrane metalloprotease produces the protein MQKSLSSNNWNIWDALIVLATVVLFRAITRLILGNVSTGLSMGPVLLLEFLGGSIGLGVIHTYMQHHYYRSSLKINLTMEKPWWYVQIALISGILMFAVLTLGYYYLLLLLGVDISSFFAGIRQASGVFNRATVFMAVCIFFPLLTEVVYRGYLYLAMEKQWGNGVAMLVSSLLFSLFFFNFWLMPPLFFAGIVLVLVYEMTSSLYTSIFSMMIWQALTMAYINIF
- the rlmD gene encoding 23S rRNA (uracil(1939)-C(5))-methyltransferase RlmD, whose translation is MLNKKSTYTVTASDLTQDGDGVARIDELVVFVPGLLPLEKAHIRLKKIKKSYALGELVEILEKSPYRVKPPCRFFPECGGCDIQHLTYSAQLDLKKNQVGQVLARIGGLEDITVRPVIGMDDPLRYRTKIQFQVRGHELGFFAKKSKRFVTIKECLLIPGDMSELKRQLETFLAKHSLQVNRVVIKKSIKNSNFMVILHGKVPTGSVLKRMKDSCHELRKVVSLVWFDSEEHKYYHLSGDDYIEENILGFTFRISPLAFVQVNHSQMQALYAYALNKAAITKEDQVLDLYCGMGSITCHIAKRAGEVIGIEVVHSAIRDAELNAKLNHIDNARFLLGKVEEILPEKLPKDFHPDVIFLDPPRSGVEAEALQAILDAGPREILYVSCNPATLARDLKLLLETNQYQIVDVQPFDMFTQSTHVETVVKLQRQNP
- a CDS encoding ATP-dependent helicase, giving the protein MANSIVDNIFLVNAPAGSGKTYKIRSMVTNHSIEFPEDNILCITYTNRAAEELNKDLNNPKIHISTIHSFLNDFIGVYFSHQDILKLYFKFYSNKIKKRIENIENEDHINNSNQKYIEKYGSLDYDTLKSNITSLSYNETAFNSLYYGGLSHDDLIVFSKVIFDNFTVIKKRLSQKFQAIFIDEYQDASADILKIFYNATLNTPSKLYLLGDKMQQIYKNYDGTFEKQLSSLNTTISLTTNHRSISEVIDILNKLYNDPSFVQVPSSKNIDIKPDHNPRVIICNDIEKAINQELNCFPNALCLYLLNQKKFDSIGCGNLYRTLNRLERYSHVQKYSASDILTDFSNENPDPILRVFFIIAEISDYYNHHNLGKILQLFKQNHRIFNAKIYEFKSHDDKKRLSTILEKVITQYLSNDVTNKLETILSCLLESNLIRTDYLDPDYEIEYSNVLDVKFSEFKAILNYLKSPNISTQHGVKGESHDTVFFIAENSNRIPVVHMYKFFELWSTNDISLTTFESFYYEYCKWINETNTELGFQISDITPELHAEKMDYLVSRVNSLLSHYSDNQYFQLLCEKDYTDYLSRPNKTRVIKCFKESVVYGSLSAYRLFYVGCSRSRRNLTIFISETSISNYKQELIDKLNKTGFSVIDQ